cctggatgctttaagctccttcccaacctaACCCATTCCATGAACCCGTGCTcatgacacggtttagtggtggaatcTTGATGCTCTTAAAGCTCCAGCCTCTACGGTCTGTGCGCAGGGATGACGGCCCAGGAGGCGGATGCGCTTCCGCAGCTGGGATAAGGGGGGATGCAGAGCAAGGCCCTGCggatgggagaggagaagggagcccCGATGGCACATCCCTACCTGGCAGGTGTCGATGCCTCCCTGCGGGTACCCAGCACAGAGGTTGTGTCTCTTGATGGCCCCTCGGTACCAAttggtgctgttgcagagcttgACATCAATGAGGCGGACcttggcctcctgcagggctgatggGGACGATGCCCCCGCTGTGGGGACACAAAGGGGGTCAGGGCTGGGGGTACAAGGCATGGCTTTGGGGTATTGGGGGCTGAGAAGCTCAATGGGATCCatcaacacccccccccccacggcctgggctgcatcctctctgctcagtatcctcaacataaggaggacgtgaagggaccttcagcgatgggacaagggctgatggttTCCAGCTCAACCAGAAATGCTCAGGTTGAACCGAATGaagtggtgggacactgggatgggttggatggagaaggctgGTTTGCTCCTTCCCCAGTTGGAGCAACCTCCAATaggcctggatgagctttaccctcccttccatcccattccatgaaCCCATGACCCAGCATTCCAAGGCCAACGGGGCCGTCGGGCACTCACTTCTGGCCTCCCTCGCGCCCCATCCGCTGATGAAGCACTCGGAGAGCTGGGATAGCCTGAGCGTCGCATCGGGCACGCAGGCCAGCTGCACGTGGTACCCGCACTGCACCGGCTGGTCCAGCTCCACCAAGGCGATGTCGAAGCCGCCGGAGATGCCGGtgtaatattcatggaccacgacctgccgtatccgacgcttctgggtctcggcattggcccaagccaggTCCGTGATTCCGACCATCACGAACCAATCcatggtgaagctgggagggagtggaagagcaggggttggagccgtaggacaagggctgatgggttctgaCAGGGACTcgcaggttggagataaggaagggattccctgggaaggtgctggggcactgggatggcatggacggagaaggtttggatgctccatgcctggcagtgctcaaggccggcttggagcaagctgctttacggaaggcatccctgcccatggcaaggggttggaagtgggtgatcccaagctcctttccaacccaacccagccgATTCCATGATCCATTCAATCCCgtgccattccattccatctcATTCCATGCCATTCTGTGccattctaatccattctatggagaagaggggtgggaaggagccacattcctgctgcttcccaaaggaaagcactgcCCCAgggtgccttaggctcaagggctgtcaagctggaagcagccttctcttgagtgctcttcccagtgcatccaggatggggaatcggacaggatgggagctgctcctgggctATTCCCTAAGGCTGGAATCCCTCCTCtgccttacttttgcccgacgaagcagtgagcagcCGTGAGGACCCACTGGGGGgtgatgagggaccccccgcagatgtgcgaggaGCCGGTGCCcctggggaactggatgctgacgATCCATGGCCAGGCGCCCTGCTGCGCATCCACGCCTCCGACGATGCGTGACGTCCCATAgtaatcagccatgggacgggtaccgcaagtgcctctggaagcagaagcccaacacttgatggttagcgatgaagggcgagcattgtcccacCCCACTGGTGCTGCAGGTACAagggaccctatggggtgccccatagctgcgCTGTGCTAccacatggggtgatggcaaggaAGTGGGGCTCCCCCAATCCCACCATCCCACTGGTGTgcccctggctgggagcagcagcatctccctatggaataccaggagcCCCGgggccactcacccacagctgtcccaggagcctcgcaccagccaggccgaggccagcaggatgacggcacggagcaaagccatcgctgccagcACCGCTAAGGGTGAcaacaaggagctgcaagcaccactgcacccaaagcacaactgccccagggacacgggtgctggatgcaggtcccttggagctggtgctgatgtcatagagaggcaggttccatggggggggTTCAGTGGGGGGCGAATGGGGCGTGACCATGAGGGGTTCCATGGTGTGTGGGGGCATGCTGAGACGGGGGTGTTCTGATGGGCTTGGGGTGAtttgaatccctatgggatgctctggagctctgtgggatgctctggagccctgtgggatgctctgtttGTGGGATGCACTGAATCCCTTTGGGATGCTCCGGAactctgtgggatgctctggagccctattGGATGCtttgaatccctatgggattgattctctgcttgtgggatgctatGAATCCCTATAGGattctctgcttgtgggatgctctgaatctgtatgggctgctctgcctgtggaatgctctgagtCCCTGtaggatgctctgcttgtgggatgctctgaatccctatgggatgctctgcttgtgggatgatctgaatccctatgggatgctctgcttgttgGATggtctgaatccctatgggatgctctggagccctaagggatgctctgaatccctgtgggatgctctggagccctatgAGATGCTCTGAAtacctctgggatgctctgcttgtgggatgcctTGGAGCTCACTTGTGCCAGTGTCGCCCTGCCGTGCCCGGAGGGCCTCCAGAGTTGCACTGCCCAACTGCAgcgcagcagcaagagctgtgtgCAGCCCTCCCGCATCCCAGGTGAGCCCTGTGCTCCTCCGCACCCAGGCAGGCACCCAGGGAAGCCCTTTCCCTGCAGCGTGATGGGCACTGGGAGTGCTCCCTGCCTCGgcgagctgctgctgtgccagtcCCGTTCTAGTCTGGGGGGGCAAACACCTGGGAATGGGATGtttggtgctgctggaagaggccGTTTGGGGTTTGCTGTTCCTGGCTGCAGCCACAGTCTTGGAAGGGTCCTTGGAGAgaggtgggaaggaggaggcttGGATCCTCCTCAGGAGGGgctctgggtttgctgctgttgcccaggagctgcctcatctgtttctctgctcttgtcTTCCTCAGAGCCTCGCTGGGGGAACAGCACCcggaagggcagcaggaggagaccCAAGGAACTGTCCCCAACCCCTTGCGCCCGCCCCCAGCCAATGAAGCTCTTGCGCTGACGGCTCCCGGATCCCTCCCCGTGTCCCTAACCCAGTTAccagatttcttccttcctctgcgtCCTCCTTGCAGCCCCACAGCGCTCCCCTTAAGTGTTTCTTCTCCTCACAGTCACCCCCAagtccctgccctgtccccattccctgtcccccattcccagcccagctctggatGTGTTTTGCACCGGATGATTTATTGTCGttccctcccagcccctctCTTATCCCTGCCGGGTGTCGAGTGCCAACACATGGGGCATGCTAAGAACTAACGTGTCCTTTTAATCCATAGTTTGGTTCAAAGCAGAGGGCTGAGCAGAGACATCGGCTGCTTCTTCTTGCCCCCCTCCTGGGGGGAGCTGGGTTTGGGCCTGGCAAAGGCCCttgctcctggggctgagctccATCGTGGCTTCCCCGCTCATGCAGGGGTTCCTGTGGGTGCCTTCTgcccctttgctgtgctggggcgTCCACCCTGGGCCGTGTCCTGGAGTGCaggcccagcccctgctgctttgGGTGCTTCGGTGCTGTTCCCCCCTTGCTAAAACCCTTCTGCTGCCGCCCTGCTCTCTGTGTCCCCCTTGCTCCGGCTGCTTGCAaagccccaggcctggggcagagaGCTCTGAGCATCCCTACCCTGGGACCGCACTTGTCCCTCGCACCCCCTGACCCCCTTTGCTGCCTTGCCAAGGCACATGTGGGTGCTGCCCTGGTGCAGTACAGGAGCTCCGTCCTCCATCCAGCATCCCAAACATCCCACACTTTCACTGTGCGTTCTTGGGGGTTAACCCTGAGCTGCCCCTGTTTTGTTCAATGGATCTGCTCTTGATGCCTGCTTTAGAACACTGCCATCCTGTTGGAATCTCTctggcttttgccttagcagtttctagcagctgctgcaaatgtgCACACTCCAGCACCTCTTTTACAAGGGACAAATCCATGCAAGgtgcagtttctcatcagcTCCTGGCCAGTGAATACAGGTGCTGTACACACAAAACCAccgcctctgctcacagctacGTTACAAGCACACACATTGAAGCTGTGACCTTTCAGCTGCCCCCAAGTGATGCTTTGCAATCAttcatttctctcttcctgcctcCTTCTGCTCGGGGTATTCacgggcagctcctgcagccgaGGCATCCGGTTCCTCCACTCCCCTGCCCAGCCCATGGCAAGGCTTGACAAGCGCTGCAGGCAGCCGCCATGGACCTGTAGGCAGGAGGACACAAATACCCCGCAGGTTATCAGCAGATTGAAGGGTTTCCTTAGGGCAGAGGCATCCTGATGCACAAGGAGCgtgcagcagccacaggagcAAGCGGCCCAGTGTTAACACCGCAGGAGTTGGCTGGGCCATTCCCCGCGGTTAAAGGGCCCGGCAGGTTGGAAGCACAGGAGCTGCACTGGCTCCTTCCTGTTCCAGGGCTGCGTCGTCtcggtttgtttttttcttctcctgccccCCGATGCTGCTTGGCTGGCGGCTGATGGAagggatggagctgatggaggggatggagctgatggaggtgatAAAGCTGAtgaaggtgatggagctgatggagctgatggggctaatggaactgatggagctgatggaggtgatggagctgatggggctgatggggctgatggaactgatggggctgatggggctgatggaactgatggaggtgatggagctgatggaggtgatAAAGCTGAtgaaggtgatggagctgatggggctaaTGGAACtaatggagctgatggggctgatggagctgatggggcagatggaggggatggagctgatggaggtgatAAAGCTGATGGAGGCATTGGAGCTGATGGAGGCGTTGGAGCTGATGgtgctgatggggctgatggagctgatggggcttctggggctgatggagctgatggaggcaatggagctgatggaggtgatAGAGCTGAtgaaggtgatggagctgatggggctaaTGGaactgatggaggtgatggggctgatgaaactgatggaggtgatggagctgatggagctgatggggctgatggagctgatggggctgatgaaactgatggaggtgatggagctgatggagctgatggggctgatggagctgatggggctgatgaaactgatggaggtgatggagctgatggagctgatggggctgatggagctgatggagctgatagaggtgatggagctgatggggctgatggagctgatggagctgatggagctgatggagctgatggggctgatggaggtgatggggctgatggagctgatggagctgatggggctgatggagctgatggggctgatggagttgatggagctgatggagctgatggaggtgatggggctgatggaacTGATGGAGGtaatggggctgatggagctgatggagctgatggagccaATGGAGGTGccggggctgatggagctggggctgcGCTGCCCCTCTCGCTGttccagccagcagctctggtgtcACCCGATCCATCCGCTCCTCCCAGCCCTGGTTTCACCCCCAGGTCACTTTAAACACACTGAGCAGGGCTCCTCCCGTGTGCCCCGCGTGTTGCAGGCTAGGCCTTGTCTGTGGGGTCTCTACAAACTGCCCCAGTGCTCCCATAGATGgaaagggtttgggtttgttttccttcactgcacGGCTCCAGTGTCCATCCCGGCCGTGCCACCGCTGGAGCGCTGGGAAGCGGATCGGGGGGCAGCTTCTTTTGCACACGGTGATGAAACAGCTGAGGGGGCCGCACTGCCGCTTCCAACCCCTTAAAAACTAATACGGGAACCCGACAACAGAAAGCACACAGAACACTGCCTGCCACcaacacacacgcacacagacacagacacacgcATGGGATCGCACAAGCACACTCCCCACAATGAcagtgtttgaaacacaaaacccGGGCCATCATTATGCCACTCCACAGCCCCCTGCACAGAACGTGGCGCCAGGACCCCGAGAGGATGGACGATCAGGCTGGAAAAGTCTCCAGGGGTCGATGGCAACATGGATCTATTTGTATGTGCCAGCCCCTGGTACGTGAGTATCCCAGAGAGACCCTGTCAACTGAGCTCTCTATGGGGCCCCGGGTCCATGGTCCATCACCATTCGCCTGGTATCTTTCATAAGAGCATAGCAGAGACCTTCCCACGGCGGGTCCTGCTCTGGCACACACGCCACCGGGAAAGCTCTCAGTCCATCCGCATCCctgcccctctcccttctccctttacagctgcccgtTTGTCATAAGGATGTGGGGGATGTGAACCAGGCTCCTTGCCCGGATCCAGAGGCCCCGGCTCCAAAGGagcatccaggtcagcatcagcatcatcaGGCGGCAGAACCACAGGAGAGCcacgtgtgtgtgcatggcGGGGGGGTGCACACCCACCCCTGAGCCTGCCCAGGGGCTCTCCCTACCCTGAGCACCTCAAGACGCTGCTGGATGGATCCCCAGGGTGCAGGCACACCCCTGGCACTGCAGCGGGCACCCTGTGACACCTCGGACCCAGCACCCCGTGTCCCCAGGGCACTGCGCCCAGCGAACCCCACCGGCTGCCCCGTGGGtagggatggagccgggatggggatggagaagggatgGGTAGGGATGTCCGTGCTCTGTGCTCCCCATGCCGGCTGTCGCGGGCCCTCCCCGGATCCCAGCAGAGCCTGTGGATGGGGCAGGCGGTTCCCGGTGCCCAGGCCGGGTGCCAGGGCACATTCACCCCTGCAGGCGCCGCAGAGGCTGGGTTTTGTGCCATCCCTCCAGCTCTGTGGCCAGTGGCCAGTGCCAGTGGGACGGGGGCTCCGGGGCTCCATAAAACCCCTCATCCCGGCGCATCGTGCCCATCCCATCGGCATGGAGAGCCAGCACCTGTCCTCCTACAGCCGCCGCTCCGGCACTGCCGCCCCGCTGCACCGGGTGCTCCCCGCCAGCTCCCCGGCGCGGCTCCGGGCGCCCCGCAGCACCCGGCTGGGTCCCCGCATGGGCACGGGCAGGATGGATTTCTCGCTGGCCACTACGCTCAACTCGGAGTTCAGGGAGACGCGCAGCAAGGAGAAggtggagctgatggagctcaACGACCGCTTCGCCAGCTCCGTTGAGAAGGTCCGGCTGCCGGAGCAGCAGAACCGGGGGCTGGCGCTGGAGCTGAACCAGGCGCGGGACCAGGAGCCCTCGCGTGTGGCCGACGTCTACCGGGAGGAGCTGCGTGAGCTGCGGGGCCGCGTGGAGCACTTGGCCACTGCCAAGGCCCATCTGGAGACGCAGAGGGACAACCTCAGCCAGGACCTCGGCAGCCTCCAGCACAAGTAAGGAGCTGCCTGGCTTGGGGTAGGCGTGGGCTCAAGGTGGCCGCTGTGaccaggaggatgatcaggagcaGAGTGGTGATGGGGAGCACGGGGACCACCAGGATGCCCCCAGGGACCAAGGTGGCCGCTGGGACAGGATTGAGAGTGGCCACTGGGGATGGGTGTGAGGAGCATCGCCAGGACCAGGGTGGATGCGGGGATGGTGATCAGGCTTGTTCTGGGGACCAGTGTGGTGATGGGGACCATGGTAGGAACAAGGACCAGGGTGACACCTAGGACTAATGTGGGAATTGGGGTGTCCCCAGGGACCAGGGTGGTCACCAGGACCAGGGTAGCCCTGGGGACCAGGTACTGCTGGGTACCAGGGtggtgatggggacatgggTGGCCCCTGGGGA
The DNA window shown above is from Lathamus discolor isolate bLatDis1 chromosome 20, bLatDis1.hap1, whole genome shotgun sequence and carries:
- the LOC136024263 gene encoding acrosin-like, with product MALLRAVILLASAWLVRGSWDSSPVGWDNARPSSLTIKCWASASRGTCGTRPMADYYGTSRIVGGVDAQQGAWPWIVSIQFPRGTGSSHICGGSLITPQWVLTAAHCFVGQNFTMDWFVMVGITDLAWANAETQKRRIRQVVVHEYYTGISGGFDIALVELDQPVQCGYHVQLACVPDATLRLSQLSECFISGWGAREARTGASSPSALQEAKVRLIDVKLCNSTNWYRGAIKRHNLCAGYPQGGIDTCQGDSGGPLMCRDKRANFFWVVGLTSWGRGCARANHPGVYTSTQHFHEWILYQLGMFRSAGASATPPTWSHQHVSHTPTQETMPAPTASSISGFCSFPVRVLVEFATRVRELLQGLGGKKT